DNA from Pseudomonadota bacterium:
AGGGATCGGCAAGGCCCTGATCAATCACGTGCTGATCATGGCGGACCGGATGGGCAAGATGGTCCGGGTTTCAGCCCGTCCGATCGGGGAATGTTCCGAGGAAAGACTGCAGAGGCTTGTTTCCTATTATGAAAAATTCGGGTTCCGGATTGAAGACCGGGGTCACTCGATCGCCTATATGGTTCGGGAGGTGGTCCGGGATTCGGAATGTTATGGAGCCGGGTCATGAAAAGTGGGGCGGAATGTTCTCCCCCCCACTTTTTCTGTTGTTTTTTGTTATCTCAGCATTTCCGCAATCTGAAAGGCCAGCTCCAGACTCTGCTCGGCGTTGAGGCGGGGGTCGCAGGTGGTCTGGTAGTTGTTGACCAGATGGGCGTCGGTGATGTTGCGGCCGCCGCCGGTGCACTCGGTCACATTTTCACCGGTCAGCTCAAAATGAACCCCGCCGGGAAAGGTGCCGACGCTCCAGTGAATTTCAAAAAACGACCTGATCTCCTGCATGATGAGATCGAAATTTCTGGTCTTGTACCCCGATTCCGCCGTGTAGGTGTTGCCGTGCATCGGGTCGCAGCTCCAGACCGGTTTAAAGCCCTCTTTCTTCATCTCCTCGGCAAGCTTCGGCAGATAGTCGCCGATCTTGTTTGCGCCGAAACGGGTGATGAAGGTAAGGCGGCCCGGGTCGTTTTCCGGGTTCAGTTTGGTGTAGATTTTTTTGATCTCGTCAATCTCGTGCTTGGGTCCGATCTTCATGCCGATGGGATTTAAAA
Protein-coding regions in this window:
- a CDS encoding GNAT family N-acetyltransferase, with protein sequence MNIVGEIKWYLNEDYARLQFSESSSAFSIDTVMVPANHRGEGIGKALINHVLIMADRMGKMVRVSARPIGECSEERLQRLVSYYEKFGFRIEDRGHSIAYMVREVVRDSECYGAGS